A window of Solanum stenotomum isolate F172 chromosome 3, ASM1918654v1, whole genome shotgun sequence contains these coding sequences:
- the LOC125857779 gene encoding cell division cycle 20.2, cofactor of APC complex-like isoform X2 yields the protein MDAGSYSGSSNKKQSRCPLQEQLLQRKNSRDNLDRFIPNRSAMDFDYAHYMLTEGRKGKENPAVSSPSREAYRKQLAETFNMNRTRILAFKNKPPTPVEAIPNEIASVQQNKTAKPRRYIPQTSERTLDAPDIMDDYYLNLLDWGRSNVLSIALGGTVYLWDASDGATSELVTVDEENGPVTSVKWAPDGQHIAVGLNNSEVQLWDTTANRLLRTLKGGHRSRVGALDWNNHILTTGGMDGQIINNDVRIRNPIVDTYQGHHQEVCGLKWSASGQQLASGGNDNLLHIWDRSMASSNSTTQWLHRLEDHTAAVKALAWCPFQGNLLASGGGGSDRCIKFWNTHTGACLNSIDTGSQVCSLLWNKNERELLSSHGFTQNQLTLWKYPSMVKVAELTGHTSRVLFMAQSPDGCTVASAAGDETLRFWNVFGTPEVAKPAPKANPEPFAHLNRGIR from the exons TTGGATAGGTTTATTCCAAATCGATCAGCGATGGATTTCGACTATGCACATTACATGCTGACAGAGGGAAGGAAAGGTAAGGAAAACCCAGCTGTCAGCTCTCCCTCCAGAGAGGCATACAGGAAGCAGCTTGCAGAAACTTTCAACATGAACAGGACTCGCATTCTGGCGTTCAAGAACAAACCACCAACTCCTGTTGAGGCCATTCCTAATGAGATTGCCTCTGTTCAACAGAACAAAACTGCAAAGCCCCGTCGATACATTCCTCAG ACTTCTGAGAGGACATTAGATGCTCCAGATATCATGGATGATTACTATTTGAATTTGTTAGACTGGGGCAGAAGCAATGTTCTTTCTATTGCTCTTGGCGGCACTGTGTATCTGTGGGATGCATCTGATGGTGCTACTTCAGAACTAGTCACTGTTGATGAAGAAAATGGCCCTGTTACAAGTGTTAAATGGGCTCCTGATGGTCAACATATTGCTGTTGGTCTTAACAATTCTGAAGTTCAGCTTTGGGATACTACAGCAAATCGACTG TTGAGAACTTTGAAAGGCGGTCACAGATCCCGAGTTGGTGCTCTAGATTGGAACAATCACATTTTAACAACTGGGGGAATGGATGGTCAAATCATAAACAATGATGTGAGAATAAGGAATCCCATTGTTGACACTTACCAAGGACATCATCAAGAAGTCTGTGGTCTAAAATGGTCAGCCTCTGGCCAGCAATTAGCTAGTGGTGGGAATGACAACCTCCTGCACATATGGGACAGATCAATGGCTTCTTCCAACTCTACAACACAATGGCTTCACAGGCTGGAAGATCATACAGCTGCTGTTAAAGCCCTTGCTTGGTGCCCTTTCCAGGGTAACTTATTGGCCTCTGGTGGTGGTGGAAGCGACAGGTGCATAAAGTTCTGGAATACCCACACTGGTGCTTGCTTGAACTCAATTGATACAGGATCTCAGGTGTGTTCCCTACTGTGGAACAAGAACGAACGTGAGCTGCTAAGTTCTCATGGTTTCACTCAGAATCAGCTCACCCTTTGGAAATACCCTTCTATGGTAAAGGTAGCTGAGCTAACTGGCCACACATCCAGAGTACTTTTCATGGCTCAG AGTCCAGATGGTTGCACAGTTGCATCTGCAGCTGGAGATGAAACTCTCAGATTCTGGAATGTATTTGGGACTCCTGAAGTAGCAAAACCTGCACCAAAGGCAAATCCTGAACCATTCGCTCACCTGAACCGTGGTATTCGCTGA
- the LOC125857779 gene encoding cell division cycle 20.2, cofactor of APC complex-like isoform X1, translating into MDAGSYSGSSNKKQSRCPLQEQLLQRKNSRDNLDRFIPNRSAMDFDYAHYMLTEGRKGKENPAVSSPSREAYRKQLAETFNMNRTRILAFKNKPPTPVEAIPNEIASVQQNKTAKPRRYIPQTSERTLDAPDIMDDYYLNLLDWGRSNVLSIALGGTVYLWDASDGATSELVTVDEENGPVTSVKWAPDGQHIAVGLNNSEVQLWDTTANRLLRTLKGGHRSRVGALDWNNHILTTGGMDGQIINNDVRIRNPIVDTYQGHHQEVCGLKWSASGQQLASGGNDNLLHIWDRSMASSNSTTQWLHRLEDHTAAVKALAWCPFQGNLLASGGGGSDRCIKFWNTHTGACLNSIDTGSQVCSLLWNKNERELLSSHGFTQNQLTLWKYPSMVKVAELTGHTSRVLFMAQVNFHHCCIFCIIVVFIQRYSFSCLSFCRVQMVAQLHLQLEMKLSDSGMYLGLLK; encoded by the exons TTGGATAGGTTTATTCCAAATCGATCAGCGATGGATTTCGACTATGCACATTACATGCTGACAGAGGGAAGGAAAGGTAAGGAAAACCCAGCTGTCAGCTCTCCCTCCAGAGAGGCATACAGGAAGCAGCTTGCAGAAACTTTCAACATGAACAGGACTCGCATTCTGGCGTTCAAGAACAAACCACCAACTCCTGTTGAGGCCATTCCTAATGAGATTGCCTCTGTTCAACAGAACAAAACTGCAAAGCCCCGTCGATACATTCCTCAG ACTTCTGAGAGGACATTAGATGCTCCAGATATCATGGATGATTACTATTTGAATTTGTTAGACTGGGGCAGAAGCAATGTTCTTTCTATTGCTCTTGGCGGCACTGTGTATCTGTGGGATGCATCTGATGGTGCTACTTCAGAACTAGTCACTGTTGATGAAGAAAATGGCCCTGTTACAAGTGTTAAATGGGCTCCTGATGGTCAACATATTGCTGTTGGTCTTAACAATTCTGAAGTTCAGCTTTGGGATACTACAGCAAATCGACTG TTGAGAACTTTGAAAGGCGGTCACAGATCCCGAGTTGGTGCTCTAGATTGGAACAATCACATTTTAACAACTGGGGGAATGGATGGTCAAATCATAAACAATGATGTGAGAATAAGGAATCCCATTGTTGACACTTACCAAGGACATCATCAAGAAGTCTGTGGTCTAAAATGGTCAGCCTCTGGCCAGCAATTAGCTAGTGGTGGGAATGACAACCTCCTGCACATATGGGACAGATCAATGGCTTCTTCCAACTCTACAACACAATGGCTTCACAGGCTGGAAGATCATACAGCTGCTGTTAAAGCCCTTGCTTGGTGCCCTTTCCAGGGTAACTTATTGGCCTCTGGTGGTGGTGGAAGCGACAGGTGCATAAAGTTCTGGAATACCCACACTGGTGCTTGCTTGAACTCAATTGATACAGGATCTCAGGTGTGTTCCCTACTGTGGAACAAGAACGAACGTGAGCTGCTAAGTTCTCATGGTTTCACTCAGAATCAGCTCACCCTTTGGAAATACCCTTCTATGGTAAAGGTAGCTGAGCTAACTGGCCACACATCCAGAGTACTTTTCATGGCTCAGGTAAATTTTCATCATTGTTGTATATTTTGCATCATTGTTGTGTTTATACAAAGgtattcattttcttgtttatcgTTTTGCAGAGTCCAGATGGTTGCACAGTTGCATCTGCAGCTGGAGATGAAACTCTCAGATTCTGGAATGTATTTGGGACTCCTGAAGTAG